A window of Tatumella citrea genomic DNA:
CCTCACCATACCTTGTTCGCAGGCAGCCTGTTTTCACTGGCAACACTGACTGGCTGGGGACTGATCTGGTTATTGCTGCGCGAGCGCCATCTGGGCGGTACGATTATTCTGGCAGATGCTCATATTCGTTACAGCAAACCGATTACCGGGCGTCCTGGCGCAGCAGCTGACCTGGGGTCTTTACGCGGTGATCTGGACCGTCTGGCCCGTGGCCGCAAGGCAAGAGTTCGTCTGGATGTTTCCCTGTCAGGGGACGACGAAACCGGAGCCGTATTTGAGGGTGTGTACATTGTACTGCCAGCCGATCCGCTTCGGACTCTGGAAGAGGGCGGGTCGGGGATAGACTGACCCGCCTGATTGTGGTGACGCCCTCCGTGATGGAGTGCCTCACCGCGAGCGATCTACCGAATATTCCCGTTCTGCATGGTCTGTTGAACCGCACCTGCATCAGTGGAGATATTCAGCGAACCATTTACCGTCGGAGCCAACTGTTTGTCGGCCTGCAGACTACCGGAGGCATTCAGAGTCAGGTTGCCCTGACCTGTTACGCTGGTTACCGGCCATCCCCAGTTTGCAAACATATTGACCGGAACTGACTGTCCGCGCAGATTCACACTGAAATCACGCGAAGGCTGCTGGGATATCTGCGCACTGCCAACCATCGGGCCTTTATTCACCAGCATTTTGAAGTCATTGATGCTAATTTTCTGTGCATCTGCATGGAGTTTCAGCCATGGTGCGCGGATATCCTGACGATTGAAGGTGGCTTCGGCGGCCTGCCATTCACTGTCTCCGGACCAAATTCCCCACTGATGGTTTTGAGCCAGCAGCATCTGAGTCCCGCTGGCATGTAACGCCGTCATCTGGAACGGGAAGCGTGGATTAATATCAATGACCAGTGAGTTATTAATCGTCAGGTTGCGGACCAGAACCGAATCCAGCCAGTCAGGCAACGGAGTCTGCCAGAACTGTCGCCAGTCTTCGGGCAGGGTATATTCCAGCCCGGTCAGGGAAAGATTACCCACCGCCAGCTGCCGACTGTCAGGGGACCATGTACCGTTGGCGGTCACAGTGCCGTTTACCCAATGGGTACTGAAGTTACTGATATTCAGCCCCTGAGCCGTTTGCTCCATCGCAACCTGTGGCTGGGTGAATCCCTGGGTTCCCCAGACAAATTCACTGGCCTGTAGCGAAAGTTTTCCGCCCTCGCTCAGCAGTGTATTGTCGGGGATTTGTGGATTATTCAGTTGCAGATTCAGGTCGGTCACTGCCCAGTCAGGCCCTACAATGGTGGCATGACTGACCGATACCTGACCGGGCTGAATATCGTGTTGTTCCAGCGGAGCCAGCAACTCAGGCAGGCTTTTCGAGGTCTGGAAACGGGTGTTTTCCAGATTCAATTGCCGGATTTGCCAGTGATCTGCTTCCCGGATGGCGGAACCAGAGAATGTGCCTCGTTCGGCCTCTCCGTTCACATTATCCAGCACCAGTTTCTGTGGCGAGACTGAGCCACGGGCGCTGATATTCTGCAGATGTTGCTGTCCCAGAGTCAGCTGACCGATACCAATGTGAAAGCTATAACTGTTGCCCAGCATCTCTGACTGTGAAGGTTTCCACGGGCTAATTTCTGCGGTTGTCTCGCTGGTCTGATAGCTTTTATTGACATCTGGTTGTACGACGCTGATGTTATCCAGGTAAAGATGGTTAGCCTGTAACGGGAAACCGGTACCGGGACGAATGTTAGCCAGATCGATTTCACCATCGCTGAGACGCAGGCTGTCAAAATGCGATGGATCGCTAAATTGCAGTAAGGAGAGTCCCAGCGTGACTTTACCGGCAACTACCATGGCCGGCTGTCCGTCATTGCCGAAAGTAAAGTCATCCAGGGTAACAACCAACGGCGAGCTTAGCGAATGCCTTATTCGGCCAATAGACAAATGATAAACGGTATCGTCGCTGATCCAGCGGCTAAGCGTGCCTGCGCCCCAGGTGCTTTTCAGTACAAACCAGGCAGCAACCAGCAGCAGCAAAAGGATGAGCAGCAGTATCAGGAAAAATTTTCCAATAAATTTCATTTTGTCTGTCCTGAGTCCTGAGAATGAGCTACTGCCTGTTATGCCTGAAATTACGTCAGACCTCAATGTTGAACATGCAAGTTATTGGCAAAACACGGGGAAAAACCGGAAAGAACAGCAAAACCAGTCGATAAATAGTGGCTGAATCACCCTGGTCAAGCCTCCCCGTTGCGGGGAGGCCAGGTAACATTTACTTTTCGCTGGCTGTCACCGGAAAAATAAGATTCAGAATAATAGCGGTGATACCGCCTGCAGCAATACCCGAGGATAACAGTGTTTTCAGCCACTCCGGAGCAAACTGCAGAATTAAAGGTTGCTGAGATACTCCGAGGCCCACGGCCAGAGAAATAGCGATAATCATGATGGCACGGCGATCGATAGCTTCACGGGCAATAATACGTACCCCGGAAGCAGCGATGGTACCGAACATCACCAGAGTCGCTCCCCCCAGTACAGGTTCCGGAATATGCTGAACCACCCCACTGACTGCCGGGAAAAGGCCCAGCAGAATCAACATCAGAGACACCAGAAATCCGACATACCGGCTGGCTACACCGGTCAGTTGAATCACGCCATTGTTTTGACCGAAGCAGGAATTTGGAAAGGTATTAAACAGCGCTGATACGCAGGAGTTCAGGCCGTTAGCTAACACGCCACCCTTCAGACGCTTCATATACAACGGTCCACTGACCGGTTGCTCAGAAACATCAGAGGTTGCTGTAATATCGCCGATAGTTTCCAGAGAGGTCACCATAAATACCAGCATTAGCGGCAGCAGCAGATTCCAGTCAATGCCCAGCCCGTAATAGAACGGTCTCGGGATCATGATTAACGAAGTATCCGTTACCGGTGCACTGGCCGGAAGCATATTCAGGGCCCAGGCAAGCAGATAGCCAACAGCCATGGCGATTACCAGTGAAGCGATACGCAGATACGGATTTTTCTGGCGGTTCAGAATAATAATGGTCAGTAATACGACCCCGGCCAGCAGCAGATTCGCCGGTGCACCGAAGGTATGGTTGCTCAGTGCTGTAAAGCCCCCGCCAATCGAGGTCAGCCCGACCTGAATCAGGGATAAGCCAATGATCATCACGACTATTCCGGAGACCAGAGG
This region includes:
- a CDS encoding AsmA family protein; protein product: MKFIGKFFLILLLILLLLLVAAWFVLKSTWGAGTLSRWISDDTVYHLSIGRIRHSLSSPLVVTLDDFTFGNDGQPAMVVAGKVTLGLSLLQFSDPSHFDSLRLSDGEIDLANIRPGTGFPLQANHLYLDNISVVQPDVNKSYQTSETTAEISPWKPSQSEMLGNSYSFHIGIGQLTLGQQHLQNISARGSVSPQKLVLDNVNGEAERGTFSGSAIREADHWQIRQLNLENTRFQTSKSLPELLAPLEQHDIQPGQVSVSHATIVGPDWAVTDLNLQLNNPQIPDNTLLSEGGKLSLQASEFVWGTQGFTQPQVAMEQTAQGLNISNFSTHWVNGTVTANGTWSPDSRQLAVGNLSLTGLEYTLPEDWRQFWQTPLPDWLDSVLVRNLTINNSLVIDINPRFPFQMTALHASGTQMLLAQNHQWGIWSGDSEWQAAEATFNRQDIRAPWLKLHADAQKISINDFKMLVNKGPMVGSAQISQQPSRDFSVNLRGQSVPVNMFANWGWPVTSVTGQGNLTLNASGSLQADKQLAPTVNGSLNISTDAGAVQQTMQNGNIR
- a CDS encoding uracil-xanthine permease family protein produces the protein MVLMSSDAPLHSQPAPSRSELVYRLDDRPPLPQALFAALQHLLAMFVAVITPALLICQALGLPAADTRHIISMSLFASGVASALQIKTWGPVGSGLLSIQGTSFNFVSPLIMGGLALKHGGADVTTMMAALFGTLMLASCTEMLLSRVLPYARRVITPLVSGIVVMIIGLSLIQVGLTSIGGGFTALSNHTFGAPANLLLAGVVLLTIIILNRQKNPYLRIASLVIAMAVGYLLAWALNMLPASAPVTDTSLIMIPRPFYYGLGIDWNLLLPLMLVFMVTSLETIGDITATSDVSEQPVSGPLYMKRLKGGVLANGLNSCVSALFNTFPNSCFGQNNGVIQLTGVASRYVGFLVSLMLILLGLFPAVSGVVQHIPEPVLGGATLVMFGTIAASGVRIIAREAIDRRAIMIIAISLAVGLGVSQQPLILQFAPEWLKTLLSSGIAAGGITAIILNLIFPVTASEK